AAAAAACTACCAATATTTAAAGGTTTACTCTCAAAACCAGGGTTTAAAATGACATAATTATTTGCTCCTATACTCAGCACCGAAGATGGGTTAGGAGATGTATAACTACTGGTTTCTAAAGTAGTATAACTATATAATCTGGAATTAATTGTTCCGGTAATATTAATTCTATTTGGACATGTTGATTCAACAATTTCAACTACGTAATCCTCAACTTCACCATAAACTGAAGGAAAAATACAAGCACTATTGGGATAATCTAATGCAGTCATCATGACTCTCATTCTGGCCACACCTGGTAGAGCATTTCCTGGAACCATAAAATTAGAGTTTCCAAGACTCCAAGTTGACTCGCCCTTTGAAAATATTTTTTCCGAATCTTCAAATGTGTCATTTCTATTAAAATCAATCCAAGCAATACAACCGCTGTCCCAATGACTATTTCTTTCAACAAAAAAATCGTACATCTCAAATTGTGTTAGTTTCGAAATTTGGTCAAAGAAAACAGAATAGCCTCTAAACGAACAAGTTGAAGAATTATTCAGTATATCAACTCCACTTTTCTTAATAGAAACATTACTAACGTAAACATCTTCATAGCACCTTTCTGCAACTGGAATACAAACACATCCATACGATGCATTACATTCTTGAACAATGGAAACAATTACATCTTTTATATCATATGAAAAGCTTCCTGTAGGACATGGACTACTAAATTCATGACTACTTCCTATTATTCTAATTCTAGTTTTTCCAACCTGTGAATGAAACGGAACGCTAAAGTAAAAAGAAATCCCATTTTTACTTTCGATATTGCTACCATAAAGTAACTCTTCTTCCGAAAACATATCATCTAGATTCCAATCAATCCAAGCCCTATACTGTATGTTATACGTATTGTTTGTTACCTCAAAACGATATAGAGCACTTTTTGACAGATTTATTTCAGAATGATCTAAAACCTCAATACAAGTTAAGCTTGAATTAAAATTTTCTTCAAAAAGTGAAACACCGTCATCAGTTGATAGCGATAAACTCGTAATATTAAAATCTCTAAAGCACATATTTGATGAAGGTTCACAGAAACAATCTTGTGAAACATAAAATTGTGCAACTTCGCTCAAAATCGCATTAGAATTACTAGCCCTAATCCTAATAAATAAGGAATCCATCCCTCCGACATTTGTCTCAAGAGTAAAGTTTGTTTGATTAGGCTCAACCGTACCTGCTGCAAGAAACTTTTTATTGATATTACTACTATACTCTATAATATACCCAGTTTCATTGTTGGAATTATCTTGCCAATTTACAACGACTTCAGAACAATTTAAACCGCCTATTGAGATGTTTGTTGCGGCAAGTGAAGGCTCAGGAATACAACTGTAACTAAGATTTGTTTCTAGAATTGAACTTCTCAACAGATACCCTTCATACATCCTTACTTTTTGTTCCGCTGTAAAAGAATTTCGACAATCGAAGTAATAAGACATAAAGTTTGAAACAAGAGGATTATACAAATCCCCATTTGAGTCCGTTCCTGTTCCTGCGTATAGACAAAATATGTCTGAATAAGGTGCGAATATAGGGTCGGCTGGTGTATCACATACTAAATCACCAGCAGTTCTACAATTTGTCCCGTTTACTAATTCGTCTCCATTAAGTCTTTCAAAAGTATGATATAGATTCCAAAAGTGTCCCATTTCATGTACAAGAGTACTAAAATTTTGAGTGGTGCTTTTCCTTAAAATTATTTGATTTTTCAACCTACTGGGACTTGGGAAATTACTAGTAGCATTTAAGCCATAACCATTTCTTGCTAAAGCATTAATATAATAAATATTTATAGCATCATTTACATTATACTTTATCAATTGTGCTTCGTCAAAGGAATTATTAATTGCACCATATTCGAGATTGTCTATAAGGTTTATTCCTCCACAACTAATAAACTTCATATTAAAAGTTTCAAACACTTTGTTAAGACTGTCAATATTTGCAATTACCTCGTCGATTATTTCAACTGAACTCTCGTATGACCTAACTGTGAGATGGATTTTTATTGGTATTTCAATTAACTCGTTATTTTCTAAATTTAGCTGCCTGATTTTTGACAATTCACCATTTAAAAATTTTAATTCTTCTTTTGACGGGTTGATTGAACCGCATAAATTAGATTCAGTATTAGAATTAATGATTAGCTGTGAATTAGCTTTTACACAAGTTGTAACTATTAGTGCTATAACTATTATCCTTTTCATGTGCCTTTAATTTCTTATGCCAAATGCCAAAAAAATTACCTCACCCTAATAACACCCTGCATCAAAGTATAATGCCCAGGGAAAGTACAAACGAAAGTGTAATTCCCTTTTTCCATTGGTGCAGTAAAGTAAATTGATTCTGAACTCTCTGGCTGTAATAGTCCAGTATGGTACATCACTTCGTCTAGCTGAGGTACAAAGCCCATTTCCTCAGCCTTAAGTCCAAGGTTAAATGCCGCCTGACCAACTTTCTCTACTGAATTTGGCTTAACGATCAGCATGTTGTGTAACATATCATCATTGTTATTGAATGTTAACTTTATTCTCGTGCCTGCCTTTACGGTAACTTTTTCTGTATCGTACTTTAAACCTGGTTTAGTTGCAATAATGATTGTTTGATCCACTTTCCCCCCCCAGTCATCAGGCATAGAATTTACTCTTTTGTCGGATACAATTTCATACGTTTTGGACATTTGATGCATGCTATGATCCATCTTTTTGGCAACAGCATATTTCTTTTGATCTATTCCTGCTACAGCTTTATTTATAACATTGAGCGTAAAGTATCCTACATTATGGAGCAAAGGCTCATCAGTTGAATTGGTAATTCCCTCGGCGGTAATACCAAAAATATAACCCAGTCTCATGCTATCAACTGCTATATGTGCAGATAAGCCATCATCGGATAGCTTTATTGCCTTGATATTAACCTCTCTTTGATTGATAATTGGACTACCGTAAGTATGATGATACTTGTAATTGAAACTTTGAATATCATATGAGCTTGGGTCAAGTGCTTTTTCTTTGTTTACTTCTTGAGTAAACTCAATAAGGAAACCATCTGAAGCAGACTTTATAGATTTTATTTCAAAAGGAACTTCTCCTGTCCAAACTAATCGTTGTATACCAAATTTGTCCTTTCCTGTTGCAGCCCAACCTCTACTTGTTTGCCCTACAAACATAGAATTATCAAGTCCCCAACGCATTCTTAAAATCCCAGACTGAAAGCCATCTTTGAAAGGATAACAAGCTCCTTGATAAACTCCATCTACTTTTTCAAGTTGCATTCTCATTACCTTGCTATGACCTTGATCACCAACGTAATATTGACCATCAAAAGGGCCAAAAGCTCCATTAGAATTGTCTTGCACTATGTCCGAAGTACTTATTCCCATCAAAGTATGTGGAAACCATACCGCTGGTGCTTTAAGACCGGGTACTCGTTGAGCTACTTCAAACAATGGCTCTCCAGTATCAGGAATGTCTTCAATTTTAAGGCTAACTGGAGAATTTGCTTCACCACTCCATCTTAATCCTGCTACGTTACCAGCAAAATCTCCTTTCGCCAAATGTGTTACTCTTCCTGAGCCAACCCAATCTCCTTGATTTTCGGCATAAAAGATATCTCCTTCATTATTTGTATTGAATCCAGCTGGTGAGCGAAGTCCTGTTGCCCATGGAGTCATTTCTGCTTTGTCATTTAGGGTAAACATCCAACCTCTCCATTTGCTCTGGCTTGCTCCTCTTCCTATCCAATCTAGGTTCAATGTAAAAAGCATTTCACCATTTGCCAGCTCCACTGGACCATAGCTATATTGGTGATAGTTTCCAGAAAGCGGCCACTTGTAAAACTGATCGTATTCATCAGCCTTTCCGTCATTGTTATTATCTCTTAGGATGGTAACTTCACCCCTTTGTGTTGCCCATAGATTTCCTTTGATGTAAGCCAATCCCAGCGGTTCATGAAGACCTTCTGCAAACTTGGAAAAAGTAGGTCGCGTATTGTTGAACATGTAAGGGTTTTCAATTTTCCAAACCTCTCCTCTACGCGTACAAGCCGCCAAACTACCATCAGGAATTACGGCCAACCCACCAACTTCCATTTCAATTCCTTCTGGAATAGGTAGTGTGATTATTTTATAATAATCGTCTTCCGTCTTTTGTCCAAAAACTGAAATCGATAAAAAGATTAAAACGATACTTAATTTTGATATATATGAATTCATTTTACCAAGCAATTTTATAGTTGATTTCATGTTTTCCAGCTGGAACATGAGAAATTAGTTGTGTTACTTCGTCATCGACTTTTACGATTTCTACATTATCCTTTACAAACAAATAATGGTCGTCCACTTTGTAAACACCTGTGGTTAGTTTTTGAATTGCTTTTGCCGTGGCAATTATATGGTCAGTACTATTTTTGCTATCCACCTTTGTGGTGCATAACAGTGCACTCCCTTCAGGTTTGAAAGATTTAGCTACTCTTGCATCACCAAGTTTAAATATGAAAGTTGGCCTGTTTTTATCGCCGAGCGTATATTTATCAAATTCAAAACCACTCATGTAAGCATCAAAATCTTGCACATCACCGCTTAACTCAGTTACCAAACCTAATGGGCGAATTATTTGCGGTTCACCACGTTGGTACCACATTTCAGTTACGTCAGCGAAATCTCCCCGCCAAGCCGCCAACAAACTACCAGTCCCTAAATCAAAAGAATAATGAACACCAGATTTTTCACCTACAGATACCACTTCAGTCTTTTTCACTCCCTTATGCATCATAAATGAACGAATCAATTGGGCATTTTCTCCTGTAGGGTTTTCGTAAATACTACCATTTTCTTTTGCTACTGGAACAGATCTACTCGCACTTAATGGATAAGGTCTAAATTGTCCACTACTAACATATAATCCCATAACCGGAGCCCACCATACTCTTTGATAGACATACTTAATTTTATGAGTACCTTTTTGTAATTCTATAAGTCCAGTCTGTGGCTCCCTTACTGTTGAAAACTTACCACCTGCAATTAATTTGCCATCAATACTCAGGTACCCTTGACCAGAATACACTGCAGTAAAAGCATATACATTTGACTCTAAAACTTCTAAATCTCCTTCATAAGTAAGTCTATATCTCGTATAGTCGTTAGGTACATCATAGCTCAAATCCTTGGCAGTGCCATTGATAGTAGGTTTGTCTGTATTTGTAAAATCAGGGTCGTCGCTATTGGTTTCTTGTAATGTATAGCTCAAATTAGACAGCTTAACTGGTTGCTTATCTTCATAAGCCAAGTATGCAACATTTCTTAAAGCAGTAGTTCCTTTTATATTAGTAAATGTTACTGCAGTTTCTCTATTTTTTGCCACACCATTTATTTCAAAGGCAGATGAAAGAAAAACGTTTTCTAAAACCGGGATTCCGTTTACATTAATATATTCTAGTCTTGCAACTTGACCATTTTGAGCCGGAATAAAAGATAACTCCACAGTGTTCCAAAGTCCAAATGTACGTCCAACACTCTGTTTTGGCTTTTTAAAAGAACCATCCTTCAATTGTAAACTTCCAAAATTAGAGGCCGACAAATCAGCCCTAGTATTGAATTGAATATTGTATGTGTCTTGAAGCTTCATTGTACATTCTCCATTCTCGCTTTGTAAGAGCTCAAATTTCATTTTAAATTCTCCTAGCTTTCTATTCGTGCTAATGGCAGCACCTACTGAACTAGCATAAAGAGCTCCTACTCCAGCTTTTGTTCCCATTTGAGTTGTATTGGGTACAAAGTTGATTTCTGCTACTTCTTTCCATTTTCCTAAATTCCACTCTGAACTAGGAAGAGGATTCATCGGAAAATCTAGTGATTGAGACATTGCATTCGTTCCGATCAGGATTGAACACAATAGACATAAGACAAGTTTTATTTTCATTTTTCAGGGTTCATATGAAAGGCAAAAATAGAAAGTTTAGCCCAAAGGCATTAAGAAAACATGATTTTAGTGTAAGATTAAAATGCTTTCTTATTTTTGCACCGCGTTACAAAAAAACATACTTTATAAATGAAACCAACCTTATTAATTCTTGCAGCTGGAATGGGTAGCCGATACGGCGGAATCAAGCAACTAGATTCTTTTGGCCCAAATGGCGAAACCATTATCGATTATTCATTATTTGATGCGATACGCGGTGGATTTGGCAAGGTAGTTTTCATCATTAGAGAAGAACTTAAAGATGATTTTGAAGCCACTTTTGGCCCAAAACTAAAAGGAAAAATAGACTACGATTATGCAATACAAGGAATTCAATCGTATGTTCCAACAGAATTAGGCGAAATTGATCGTACCAAACCTTGGGGAACCGGACATGCCATGTTGTGTGCTTGGGAACAAACAGAAACTCCATTCGCTGTCATAAATGCTGACGATTTTTACGGAGCCGATGCTTTTAAAACAATGGCAGACTTCTTAAGTACTGACAAGGACGAACACCTTCATGCAATGGTTGGATATCAAGTTAAAAACACGCTTTCGGAGAATGGAACGGTGAGTAGAGGTGTTTGTCAAAAAAATGAAGCAGGAAACCTTACCGAAGTAATTGAAAGGACAAAAATCCTTCGTGACGAAAGTGGTAAAATTGTATTTCTAGACGAGGGTGATCCTGTAGTTTTGGACGAAAATGCTCCTGTTTCTATGAATTTCTGGGGTTTTAAA
This portion of the Spirosomataceae bacterium TFI 002 genome encodes:
- a CDS encoding Pregnancy-associated plasma protein-A yields the protein MKRIIVIALIVTTCVKANSQLIINSNTESNLCGSINPSKEELKFLNGELSKIRQLNLENNELIEIPIKIHLTVRSYESSVEIIDEVIANIDSLNKVFETFNMKFISCGGINLIDNLEYGAINNSFDEAQLIKYNVNDAINIYYINALARNGYGLNATSNFPSPSRLKNQIILRKSTTQNFSTLVHEMGHFWNLYHTFERLNGDELVNGTNCRTAGDLVCDTPADPIFAPYSDIFCLYAGTGTDSNGDLYNPLVSNFMSYYFDCRNSFTAEQKVRMYEGYLLRSSILETNLSYSCIPEPSLAATNISIGGLNCSEVVVNWQDNSNNETGYIIEYSSNINKKFLAAGTVEPNQTNFTLETNVGGMDSLFIRIRASNSNAILSEVAQFYVSQDCFCEPSSNMCFRDFNITSLSLSTDDGVSLFEENFNSSLTCIEVLDHSEINLSKSALYRFEVTNNTYNIQYRAWIDWNLDDMFSEEELLYGSNIESKNGISFYFSVPFHSQVGKTRIRIIGSSHEFSSPCPTGSFSYDIKDVIVSIVQECNASYGCVCIPVAERCYEDVYVSNVSIKKSGVDILNNSSTCSFRGYSVFFDQISKLTQFEMYDFFVERNSHWDSGCIAWIDFNRNDTFEDSEKIFSKGESTWSLGNSNFMVPGNALPGVARMRVMMTALDYPNSACIFPSVYGEVEDYVVEIVESTCPNRINITGTINSRLYSYTTLETSSYTSPNPSSVLSIGANNYVILNPGFESKPLNIGSFLVDTNGCN
- a CDS encoding Azurin translates to MNSYISKLSIVLIFLSISVFGQKTEDDYYKIITLPIPEGIEMEVGGLAVIPDGSLAACTRRGEVWKIENPYMFNNTRPTFSKFAEGLHEPLGLAYIKGNLWATQRGEVTILRDNNNDGKADEYDQFYKWPLSGNYHQYSYGPVELANGEMLFTLNLDWIGRGASQSKWRGWMFTLNDKAEMTPWATGLRSPAGFNTNNEGDIFYAENQGDWVGSGRVTHLAKGDFAGNVAGLRWSGEANSPVSLKIEDIPDTGEPLFEVAQRVPGLKAPAVWFPHTLMGISTSDIVQDNSNGAFGPFDGQYYVGDQGHSKVMRMQLEKVDGVYQGACYPFKDGFQSGILRMRWGLDNSMFVGQTSRGWAATGKDKFGIQRLVWTGEVPFEIKSIKSASDGFLIEFTQEVNKEKALDPSSYDIQSFNYKYHHTYGSPIINQREVNIKAIKLSDDGLSAHIAVDSMRLGYIFGITAEGITNSTDEPLLHNVGYFTLNVINKAVAGIDQKKYAVAKKMDHSMHQMSKTYEIVSDKRVNSMPDDWGGKVDQTIIIATKPGLKYDTEKVTVKAGTRIKLTFNNNDDMLHNMLIVKPNSVEKVGQAAFNLGLKAEEMGFVPQLDEVMYHTGLLQPESSESIYFTAPMEKGNYTFVCTFPGHYTLMQGVIRVR
- a CDS encoding Nucleotidyl transferase, with protein sequence MKPTLLILAAGMGSRYGGIKQLDSFGPNGETIIDYSLFDAIRGGFGKVVFIIREELKDDFEATFGPKLKGKIDYDYAIQGIQSYVPTELGEIDRTKPWGTGHAMLCAWEQTETPFAVINADDFYGADAFKTMADFLSTDKDEHLHAMVGYQVKNTLSENGTVSRGVCQKNEAGNLTEVIERTKILRDESGKIVFLDEGDPVVLDENAPVSMNFWGFKHGVFQTANEMFQEYAKKNYMIPKAEFFIPLIASNAIATGTGNVKVFDTASDWFGVTYPEDKPDVQASISKLIGEGKYPEKLWN